A region from the Salicibibacter cibarius genome encodes:
- a CDS encoding DUF2507 domain-containing protein, protein MSETGRKYSDYGYELLRKTLLPELLNEDHDAIMYWGGKLLARKNPLDDIEEIPPFFERAGWGKIEKQKEGKNQWKYELQLMSDEKNPGFSRHLEAGFLAGQFELLYGTVAETTMEKKRNGIKLHVYIDPFRER, encoded by the coding sequence GTGTCAGAAACAGGTCGAAAATACAGTGATTATGGATACGAATTACTTAGGAAAACCTTGTTGCCGGAACTACTTAATGAAGATCATGATGCCATTATGTACTGGGGAGGGAAATTACTGGCCCGTAAAAACCCTCTCGATGACATAGAAGAAATTCCGCCGTTTTTCGAACGCGCGGGTTGGGGAAAAATTGAAAAACAGAAGGAAGGCAAAAATCAATGGAAATACGAATTACAGTTAATGAGCGATGAAAAAAATCCTGGGTTTTCCAGGCACTTGGAAGCGGGATTTTTAGCCGGGCAATTCGAACTCCTTTACGGAACAGTAGCGGAAACAACAATGGAAAAAAAACGAAACGGAATCAAACTCCACGTCTACATTGATCCGTTTCGAGAACGTTAA
- the uvrC gene encoding excinuclease ABC subunit UvrC, translating into MQSLKQKSEVIPRNPGCYIMKDKNGVVIYVGKAEVLRNRVRSYFIGSHDTKTQTLVTQIEDFEYILTSSNIEALILEMNLIKKYEPKYNVMLKDDKSYPYLKITNEKHPRLIKTRQVKKDGGRYFGPYPNALAANETKKLLDRLYPLRKCRTLPDRVCLYYHIGQCLAPCEFPVSQEKNEALVNDIQRFLNNGHHEVRAELAEKMHAASEELNFERAKEMRDQIEHIDAVMQKQKMMATDGTNRDVFAYAYDKGWMCVQVFFVRQGKLIERDVSLFPFYQTPEEDFLTFVGQFYWDDNHLKPKEIIVPPSDSAAYMREMLGIKVLEPKRGQKKELLELATKNAEAALKERFDLIERDEARTVRAVEKLGEVLDIDPPYRIEAFDNSNIQGTNPVSAMVVFADGKPYKKDYRKYRVKDVQGPDDYASMKEVIRRRYLRLLREEAPLPDLVLVDGGQGQLSAAISVLQDELNLPLPVAGMAKDDKHKTSQLLFGEYANPVRLPRDSHEFHLLQRIQDEVHRFAISFHRQTRSKSAFSSVLDDVPGIGEKRKRKLLRHFGSMKKMKEASLEDFRQASIPDQVARAVMEKLQEK; encoded by the coding sequence ATGCAATCATTGAAACAAAAAAGCGAAGTGATTCCGAGAAATCCGGGCTGTTATATAATGAAAGACAAAAATGGTGTCGTTATTTATGTCGGCAAAGCGGAAGTTCTTCGCAATCGGGTGCGGTCATATTTCATCGGGAGCCATGATACGAAAACCCAGACGCTCGTCACGCAAATCGAAGATTTCGAGTATATATTGACGTCTTCCAATATCGAGGCGTTGATTTTGGAAATGAACTTGATCAAAAAATACGAGCCTAAATACAATGTAATGCTCAAAGATGACAAATCGTACCCTTATTTAAAAATTACGAACGAAAAACACCCCCGCCTCATTAAAACGCGGCAAGTGAAAAAAGACGGCGGGCGCTACTTTGGTCCCTATCCAAACGCTTTGGCGGCAAATGAAACGAAAAAGCTGTTGGACCGGTTGTATCCGCTCAGAAAATGCCGCACGCTTCCGGATCGGGTATGTTTGTATTATCACATCGGCCAATGTCTCGCTCCTTGCGAATTTCCGGTCTCCCAAGAAAAGAACGAAGCGCTCGTAAATGACATTCAGCGTTTTTTAAATAATGGCCATCACGAAGTGCGCGCCGAGCTTGCAGAGAAAATGCACGCAGCATCCGAAGAATTAAACTTTGAGCGGGCAAAGGAAATGCGTGATCAGATCGAGCACATTGATGCTGTCATGCAAAAACAAAAGATGATGGCCACCGACGGGACGAATCGGGATGTATTCGCCTACGCTTATGACAAGGGTTGGATGTGTGTGCAAGTCTTTTTTGTCCGGCAGGGGAAATTGATTGAGCGGGATGTGTCCCTGTTTCCTTTTTATCAAACCCCGGAAGAGGATTTTTTGACGTTTGTCGGGCAATTTTATTGGGATGACAACCATCTCAAGCCGAAAGAAATCATTGTTCCTCCGAGTGACTCTGCAGCATACATGAGGGAGATGCTCGGCATTAAAGTGTTGGAACCGAAACGCGGGCAAAAAAAAGAACTGTTGGAGCTCGCGACAAAAAACGCGGAAGCGGCCTTGAAAGAACGCTTTGACCTTATCGAGCGTGATGAAGCACGAACGGTACGAGCTGTGGAAAAACTCGGGGAAGTGCTTGATATCGATCCTCCATATCGAATAGAGGCGTTTGACAATTCCAATATCCAGGGCACGAACCCCGTATCGGCCATGGTCGTGTTTGCTGACGGAAAACCGTACAAAAAAGATTACCGCAAGTATCGTGTCAAAGACGTGCAAGGGCCGGATGATTACGCGTCCATGAAAGAAGTGATTCGCAGACGTTACCTGCGCTTGCTCCGGGAAGAAGCTCCCTTGCCCGATTTGGTGCTCGTCGATGGAGGACAAGGGCAGTTGTCAGCGGCGATCAGTGTCTTGCAAGATGAGCTTAATTTGCCATTGCCCGTCGCGGGCATGGCAAAAGACGATAAGCACAAAACATCGCAGCTATTATTTGGGGAATATGCAAACCCGGTGCGGCTCCCGAGAGATAGCCACGAGTTTCACCTCTTGCAAAGAATCCAGGACGAAGTCCATCGTTTTGCCATAAGCTTTCATCGGCAAACACGTAGCAAAAGTGCCTTTTCTTCTGTCCTGGATGATGTCCCCGGCATCGGTGAAAAAAGGAAGCGGAAATTGTTACGCCATTTCGGATCAATGAAAAAAATGAAGGAAGCGAGCCTTGAAGATTTTAGACAGGCGTCGATTCCCGATCAAGTGGCGAGAGCTGTAATGGAAAAGCTACAAGAAAAGTGA
- the trxA gene encoding thioredoxin: MAIKNVTDQDFAQETSEGVVLADFWATWCGPCKMVAPVLEEIDGEMGDKITIAKVDVDENKETAGKFGVMSIPTLMVFKDGEQVEQVVGFQPKEALVELLEKHIS, encoded by the coding sequence ATGGCAATTAAAAATGTAACGGATCAGGATTTTGCCCAAGAAACATCCGAGGGCGTCGTACTCGCTGATTTCTGGGCGACATGGTGCGGTCCTTGTAAAATGGTTGCCCCCGTTCTCGAGGAAATTGATGGCGAGATGGGTGACAAGATAACCATTGCCAAAGTAGATGTAGATGAAAATAAAGAAACGGCAGGCAAGTTTGGCGTAATGAGCATTCCTACGCTAATGGTATTTAAAGATGGAGAACAAGTGGAGCAAGTCGTTGGTTTCCAACCGAAAGAAGCGCTTGTTGAATTGTTGGAAAAGCACATTAGCTAA